From a region of the Babylonia areolata isolate BAREFJ2019XMU chromosome 25, ASM4173473v1, whole genome shotgun sequence genome:
- the LOC143299348 gene encoding globin-like, whose amino-acid sequence MWRDYKSNSRSHSVTTSPARFIRRLVVVFVFLEELAKFLEFVKTEEARAMGLSADQKKLLTSSWKTLGANADTMQTNGALLFGLLFKTFPDTRTHFPHFKGMADDGLKSTGVGRAHAMAVFTGLGAFIDTLSDDECVNGLAVKLGRNHVARKVGPARFQQMREVFGPFLEKTLGGGASADMKGAWDALLASLQDTLAAEEKKG is encoded by the exons ATGTGGCGGGACTATAAGTCAAACTCTCGTTCTCATTCTGTGACAACCAGTCCTGCACGTTTTATTCGTCGAttggtcgtcgtcttcgtctttttGGAGGAGTTAGCCAAGTTTTTGGAGTTCGTC AAGACTGAGGAAGCGAGAGCCATGGGTCTGTCCGCCGACCAGAAGAAACTGCTGACCAGCTCCTGGAAGACTCTGGGGGCCAATGCCGACACCATGCAGACCAACGGGGCTCTGCTGTTCGGGCT GTTGTTCAAGACTTTCCCGGACACCCGGACCCACTTCCCGCACTTCAAGGGCATGGCTGACGATGGTCTCAAGTCCACCGGGGTGGGCCGGGCCCACGCCATGGCGGTCTTCACGGGCCTAGGCGCCTTCATCGACACCCTCAGCGACGATGAGTGTGTCAACGGACTGGCCGTCAAGCTGGGCAGGAACCACGTGGCCCGCAAAGTCGGCCCCGCCCGCTtccag CAAATGCGTGAGGTGTTCGGCCCCTTCCTGGAGAAGACCCTGGGAGGAGGGGCCTCAGCCGACATGAAGGGAGCCTGGGATGCCCTTCTGGCCAGTCTGCAAGATACCCTGGCTGCCGAGGAGAAGAAAGGATAA